A section of the Thermotoga caldifontis AZM44c09 genome encodes:
- a CDS encoding sialic acid TRAP transporter substrate-binding protein SiaP, translated as MRKQLLLSMLLVALVAFSAPKYVLRFNTVAAPTQPQVLAMQKFAEIVEELSGGNIKVEVYHSGQLGDQKTSLLAVMRGDLEMAGDGAPSWFADLGAMPEFGVFEAAYVFKDLDHMYRVMTSKMVQEMFDKLAQKTGLRVLDVWYLGTRQLNLVEKVGPVRRPEDLKGVKLRMPNNKTFLDMGRALGATPTPMAFGEVYMALKTGTIDGQDNPLPTDLSAKFVEVTKYIVLTDHQIGMICPVINEKLWQSMPEEYRVYIKKAMEVARNFMNYTVLEQEAKLLKLFVDQYKMEIIVPDKAAFMENAKKFYSQPEFDKLWGPGMYEKIQNM; from the coding sequence ATGAGAAAACAGCTCTTGTTGTCGATGCTGCTTGTCGCTCTCGTGGCCTTCTCGGCGCCGAAATACGTGCTCAGGTTCAACACGGTCGCCGCTCCGACGCAACCACAGGTTCTGGCGATGCAGAAGTTTGCCGAGATAGTCGAAGAACTCAGCGGTGGAAACATCAAGGTCGAAGTATACCATTCCGGCCAGCTCGGCGATCAGAAGACATCTCTGCTCGCAGTGATGCGTGGAGATTTGGAAATGGCTGGGGATGGTGCGCCATCATGGTTCGCCGATCTCGGTGCGATGCCTGAGTTTGGAGTCTTCGAAGCAGCGTACGTGTTCAAGGATCTGGACCACATGTACAGGGTCATGACGAGCAAGATGGTTCAGGAGATGTTCGACAAGCTCGCCCAGAAGACGGGGCTCCGGGTGCTCGACGTGTGGTACCTCGGCACGAGACAGCTCAATCTGGTCGAGAAGGTCGGACCGGTGAGAAGGCCGGAGGACCTGAAGGGTGTGAAGCTGAGAATGCCGAACAACAAGACGTTCCTCGACATGGGACGTGCCCTCGGTGCCACACCCACACCCATGGCCTTCGGAGAGGTCTACATGGCTCTGAAAACTGGCACGATCGATGGACAGGACAACCCGTTGCCCACGGATCTCTCCGCCAAGTTCGTTGAGGTCACCAAGTACATAGTTCTTACGGATCACCAGATCGGTATGATCTGTCCTGTGATCAATGAAAAGTTGTGGCAGAGCATGCCCGAAGAGTACAGAGTTTACATCAAGAAAGCGATGGAAGTTGCCAGGAATTTCATGAACTACACGGTGCTCGAGCAGGAAGCCAAACTGCTCAAACTCTTTGTCGATCAGTACAAGATGGAGATCATAGTACCGGACAAGGCGGCGTTCATGGAGAACGCCAA
- a CDS encoding L-fucose/L-arabinose isomerase family protein, translating to MKRKVGLLTFSDGRDYVSKELVEINKKFEQAVVEALQSTNEIEVIRADRIVDRPSVAKQEALKLRDRGAQMTIFHYAVWAFPHFSVIASKFAPGPFLLFGNVNPKYPGMVGMLAAAGALEQDGTPTYRVWGDPKDPKVLKRLISFIRAATAKNMLKGQRYGLFGGRSMGMYTAVPNVDLWNKLFGIDVEHIDQLEIIEKSKKVPDPDAKRAREWLEKHAKKIHYDGKQLTPEKLELQIKSYYALKRMAEDFELDFIGVKAQPELTEHFVTMDVAEAFLNDPYDWDGPKEPLVCATEADSDGALTMQIFKLVSNQPVLFADVRHYDAEDDFFDLCNSGQHATFFAARSYDPLVNLAKVEFYPESFYFPAGGASVRHIAAPGEVTLARLTRRDGRYVMRIIKGEFLDFGEEKNEEKARATQIEWPHAFARLKVSVGEFLSNYSSNHIHGVYGDYVEELVHFCKLAGIDFVVYA from the coding sequence ATGAAGAGAAAAGTGGGACTCTTGACCTTTTCAGATGGGCGAGACTATGTGAGCAAAGAACTCGTGGAGATAAACAAAAAATTTGAACAAGCCGTTGTGGAGGCTCTACAGTCAACCAACGAAATCGAAGTCATCAGGGCGGACAGGATCGTCGACAGACCTTCAGTGGCGAAGCAGGAAGCTTTGAAGCTGAGAGACAGAGGGGCTCAGATGACCATCTTTCACTACGCAGTTTGGGCATTTCCACACTTCAGTGTCATCGCGAGCAAGTTTGCCCCGGGGCCGTTTCTGCTCTTCGGTAACGTCAATCCAAAGTATCCCGGCATGGTCGGTATGCTGGCCGCGGCTGGCGCGCTGGAGCAGGATGGCACGCCCACGTACAGAGTCTGGGGCGATCCAAAGGATCCAAAAGTGTTGAAAAGACTCATCAGCTTCATAAGGGCTGCGACGGCGAAGAACATGCTGAAGGGTCAGCGCTACGGATTGTTCGGTGGCCGTTCTATGGGTATGTACACGGCCGTGCCGAACGTTGACCTGTGGAACAAGCTTTTCGGCATCGACGTCGAGCACATCGACCAGCTCGAGATAATCGAAAAGAGCAAGAAGGTCCCAGATCCAGACGCGAAACGCGCCAGAGAATGGCTCGAAAAACACGCCAAGAAGATCCACTACGATGGGAAACAGCTCACACCGGAAAAATTGGAGTTGCAGATCAAGAGTTACTACGCACTCAAAAGGATGGCTGAAGATTTCGAACTGGACTTCATCGGTGTCAAGGCTCAACCTGAACTCACCGAGCACTTTGTGACCATGGACGTGGCCGAAGCCTTCCTGAACGATCCGTACGACTGGGACGGTCCAAAGGAACCTTTGGTCTGCGCGACGGAAGCAGACTCTGATGGGGCGTTGACGATGCAGATCTTCAAGCTCGTCTCGAACCAGCCGGTGCTGTTCGCGGACGTCAGGCACTACGATGCTGAAGATGATTTCTTCGATCTGTGCAATTCCGGCCAGCACGCAACGTTCTTCGCCGCCAGATCGTACGATCCGCTGGTCAACCTTGCCAAGGTTGAGTTCTATCCGGAAAGCTTTTATTTCCCGGCGGGAGGAGCTTCGGTGCGCCACATCGCAGCGCCCGGTGAAGTCACCCTCGCTCGATTGACGAGGAGAGACGGCCGCTACGTGATGAGGATCATCAAGGGAGAATTTCTGGATTTTGGCGAGGAGAAGAACGAGGAAAAAGCTCGCGCCACGCAGATCGAATGGCCACACGCCTTCGCGAGATTGAAGGTTTCAGTCGGGGAATTCTTGTCGAACTACAGTTCGAACCACATACACGGTGTGTACGGGGACTATGTGGAGGAACTCGTGCATTTCTGCAAGCTCGCCGGTATAGATTTCGTCGTTTACGCGTGA
- the dnaK gene encoding molecular chaperone DnaK — protein sequence MSDREFVVGIDLGTTNSVIAWMKPDGSIEVIPNAEGSRLTPSIVAFTKTGEILVGEPAKRQMILNAERTIKSIKRKMGSDYKVRIDDKEYTPQQISAFILMKMKKDAEQYLGGRIRKAVITCPAYFNDAQRQATKEAGQIAGFEVLRIINEPTAAALAYGLDKKKEQKVLVYDLGGGTFDVSILEISEGVIQVIATSGNNHLGGDDFDQRIIDWLAEEFKKQHGIDLREDKQALQRLRDAAEKAKIELSTKLETDISLPYIAATSSGPLHLEAKLTRSLYESLVKDLVEMTRGPIERALSDAKLSPRDIDEIILVGGMTRTPMVQRFIYEIFGKEPNKSVNPDEAVAIGAAIQAAILAGSAKDKDIVLVDVTPLTLGIEVKGGLMEPIIPRNTTIPVRKSKIFTTAEDYQTEVEIRVYQGERAMARDNIFLGSFRLVDIPPAPRGVPQIEVTFDIDSDGIVHVSAKDLATNKEQSMVVTGRHKLREDEIRKMIEEAQKYEEQDKRKREEVELKNRADDLAYHVNKMLKEHGDKLPQDLKVRLENLVRDLRDAINRDDIARVKLLFDNLQRESMKIGQYLYESVRKQEPGAQ from the coding sequence ATGAGCGACAGGGAATTCGTTGTGGGTATCGACCTGGGTACCACGAACTCTGTGATAGCCTGGATGAAACCAGACGGTTCCATAGAAGTCATACCAAACGCTGAAGGTAGCAGGTTGACACCCTCCATAGTCGCGTTCACAAAAACGGGTGAAATACTCGTCGGAGAACCTGCAAAGAGGCAGATGATCCTCAACGCCGAGAGGACCATCAAATCCATCAAGCGCAAGATGGGTTCGGACTACAAAGTCAGAATAGACGACAAAGAATACACACCTCAACAGATCAGCGCGTTCATCCTGATGAAGATGAAGAAGGACGCAGAACAGTACCTCGGTGGCAGGATCAGGAAAGCGGTCATCACCTGTCCTGCGTACTTCAACGATGCCCAGAGACAGGCAACCAAAGAAGCTGGCCAGATAGCTGGCTTCGAGGTGTTGAGGATCATCAACGAGCCCACTGCTGCCGCACTCGCGTACGGACTCGACAAGAAAAAGGAGCAGAAAGTGCTGGTGTACGACCTCGGTGGTGGAACGTTCGACGTTTCGATCCTCGAGATCAGCGAAGGCGTTATACAGGTCATAGCCACGAGTGGTAACAACCACCTCGGTGGAGACGATTTCGACCAGAGGATCATCGACTGGCTCGCTGAAGAATTCAAGAAACAGCACGGCATAGACCTGAGAGAGGACAAGCAAGCGCTGCAGAGGCTCAGGGATGCAGCGGAAAAAGCGAAGATCGAGCTATCGACGAAGCTCGAGACCGACATCAGTCTGCCGTACATCGCGGCAACGAGTTCCGGACCGTTGCATCTGGAAGCCAAACTGACCAGATCGCTGTACGAATCTTTGGTGAAGGATCTCGTCGAGATGACGAGGGGTCCAATCGAAAGGGCCCTGAGCGATGCGAAACTCTCACCGAGAGACATAGACGAGATCATACTCGTCGGTGGAATGACCAGGACCCCGATGGTTCAGAGGTTCATCTACGAAATCTTTGGAAAAGAACCGAACAAGAGCGTCAACCCGGACGAAGCGGTTGCGATCGGTGCCGCGATACAGGCAGCCATACTCGCAGGCAGCGCCAAGGATAAGGACATCGTACTGGTGGACGTCACACCGCTCACGCTCGGAATAGAAGTGAAAGGCGGACTCATGGAACCGATCATACCGCGCAACACGACCATACCCGTGAGAAAGAGCAAGATCTTCACGACAGCTGAAGATTACCAGACGGAGGTCGAGATCAGAGTCTATCAAGGCGAACGTGCGATGGCGAGAGACAACATATTCCTTGGTAGCTTCAGGCTCGTGGACATACCACCGGCACCGAGGGGAGTGCCGCAGATAGAAGTGACGTTCGACATAGACAGCGACGGAATCGTTCACGTCTCGGCGAAGGACCTGGCAACCAACAAGGAACAGTCCATGGTCGTGACCGGCAGACACAAACTCAGAGAAGACGAGATCAGAAAGATGATCGAAGAAGCTCAGAAGTACGAAGAGCAGGACAAAAGAAAACGTGAAGAAGTCGAACTCAAGAACAGAGCAGACGATCTCGCTTACCACGTGAACAAGATGCTGAAAGAACACGGCGACAAGCTTCCGCAGGATCTGAAGGTCAGACTGGAAAACCTCGTCAGAGACCTTAGGGATGCCATCAACCGTGACGACATAGCCAGAGTCAAGTTGCTCTTCGACAATCTCCAGCGCGAGAGCATGAAGATAGGCCAGTACCTGTACGAGAGTGTACGCAAACAAGAACCTGGTGCACAATGA
- a CDS encoding ABC transporter substrate-binding protein: MRRLFVVLLVLVAVVTSLAWTAYATPQDYERVTGKKITSYKESPMLAELVKQGKLPPVEQRLPEEPLVIVPEEEIGQFGGTWRRAWKGLADRWGLYRLIAAHFVFWDKEGGEFLPGIAKKWDILENGRIYIFYLRKGMKWSDGHPFTADDVVFFVEKIVGNNDLTPSKPAWYRIGGQTVKVSKIDDYTVKFEFAQPYPLFMMELARGTFCAPKHYLSKFHPDFTPMEEIQKMMVPGTHNTWVDLFNDKNDFLKNPELPTILTWKPVNDPSGQFFVLERNPYFWAVDVEGNQLPYIDYIRNEYITDNEVILLKAIAGELDFQWRHIGLLGAGLANYPLLKENEKKGDYRVLLWSNANGSVSQLMLNVSDPQDPELGKIFNDVRFRRALSLGINREEINEIFYNGLAEPRQASFVSGSAYFDPEWERAYAEYDPDRANKLLDEMGLKWDSKHEYRLLPDGRPLRFTIQVVGQPHVDIWTMVKEQWKKIGVWVEIENLERSLYESRLSAHYFDAQVWLLDRAAQPLADPMMIIPGGSQYATSWYVGWMDWINAYLKGETPPENAKEPPAEVKRLIEVWEQIKTCTDPQRIKELMKEVTRIHRENLWMIGTVGEDPSPLVVKNNFRNVPEKLVAETPFFTPLNAMPMQFFIKQK, translated from the coding sequence GTGAGAAGGTTGTTTGTCGTCCTGCTCGTTCTGGTAGCAGTGGTGACGAGTCTCGCCTGGACCGCCTATGCAACGCCGCAAGACTACGAAAGGGTTACGGGCAAGAAGATCACTTCCTACAAAGAATCGCCGATGCTCGCTGAGCTCGTCAAGCAGGGAAAGTTGCCACCCGTTGAGCAAAGGCTTCCTGAAGAACCACTCGTGATCGTACCCGAAGAGGAAATCGGCCAGTTCGGTGGGACCTGGCGAAGGGCATGGAAGGGCCTGGCAGACAGGTGGGGTTTGTACAGGTTGATCGCAGCCCACTTCGTCTTCTGGGACAAAGAAGGTGGAGAGTTCCTGCCAGGCATAGCCAAGAAATGGGACATACTTGAGAACGGCAGGATCTACATTTTCTACCTGAGAAAAGGCATGAAATGGTCTGACGGCCATCCTTTCACGGCAGACGATGTCGTCTTTTTCGTGGAGAAAATCGTTGGTAACAACGATCTCACTCCTTCCAAGCCGGCGTGGTACAGAATCGGTGGACAAACTGTGAAGGTCTCCAAGATCGACGATTACACGGTGAAATTCGAGTTCGCTCAGCCGTATCCGTTGTTCATGATGGAACTGGCCAGAGGTACTTTCTGCGCTCCGAAACATTACCTGTCGAAGTTCCATCCGGATTTCACACCCATGGAAGAGATACAGAAGATGATGGTTCCAGGCACACACAACACGTGGGTTGATCTCTTCAACGATAAGAACGACTTTCTCAAGAATCCCGAGCTTCCAACCATCTTGACGTGGAAACCTGTGAACGATCCTTCCGGACAGTTCTTCGTACTGGAGAGAAATCCTTACTTCTGGGCAGTGGATGTGGAAGGAAATCAGCTTCCTTACATCGATTACATCAGGAACGAGTACATAACCGACAACGAGGTGATCCTGCTCAAAGCGATTGCCGGAGAATTGGATTTCCAGTGGAGACACATAGGCTTGCTCGGAGCAGGTTTGGCGAACTATCCGTTGTTGAAGGAAAACGAAAAGAAAGGCGATTACAGGGTCCTGCTCTGGTCGAACGCGAACGGATCGGTGAGTCAGCTCATGTTGAACGTTTCGGATCCACAGGATCCTGAACTCGGTAAAATCTTCAACGATGTCAGATTCAGAAGGGCTCTTTCGCTTGGTATCAACAGGGAAGAGATCAACGAGATTTTCTACAACGGCCTTGCTGAGCCAAGGCAAGCGTCGTTCGTCAGCGGTTCGGCTTACTTCGATCCGGAATGGGAAAGAGCGTACGCAGAGTACGATCCAGACAGAGCAAACAAGTTGCTCGATGAGATGGGATTGAAATGGGATTCCAAGCACGAGTACCGGTTGCTACCAGATGGCAGGCCGCTCAGGTTCACGATACAGGTCGTTGGACAACCACACGTCGACATCTGGACGATGGTGAAGGAGCAATGGAAAAAGATAGGCGTTTGGGTTGAAATCGAAAACCTCGAACGCTCCCTGTACGAAAGCAGACTGAGTGCGCACTACTTCGATGCACAGGTCTGGTTGCTCGACAGAGCAGCTCAACCACTCGCCGATCCGATGATGATCATCCCGGGTGGGTCTCAGTATGCCACGTCCTGGTACGTGGGCTGGATGGATTGGATCAACGCCTACTTGAAAGGTGAAACGCCTCCGGAAAACGCCAAGGAACCACCTGCCGAGGTGAAGAGGTTGATCGAGGTTTGGGAACAGATCAAGACCTGCACGGATCCACAGAGGATCAAAGAGCTCATGAAAGAGGTCACGAGGATACACAGAGAGAATCTTTGGATGATAGGAACTGTTGGAGAAGATCCATCTCCACTCGTCGTGAAGAACAATTTCAGGAACGTCCCAGAAAAGCTCGTTGCAGAAACTCCTTTCTTCACACCGCTCAACGCCATGCCGATGCAGTTCTTCATCAAGCAGAAGTGA
- a CDS encoding ATP-dependent Clp protease ATP-binding subunit, which translates to MIDFKDYTESAQRVLGAVQDILNRYGQNQMSSEHILLAILEDGDNAAVDILRKIGVNIDVLRDETSSFVSKYGMRSYNPHSQVGQIYLTPDARHVLEEAKREARRMGDEKVGTDHLLLGMILSPGSMTYRLLTRYGVTPDKVYEAIRDLRTSGKTAEDENVDILFKFTEDLTRMAKDGKLLPVIGREKEIQRVIQILGRKFKNNPVLIGDPGVGKTAIVEGLAQKIVKGEVPDFLKNKKILKLDMGRIIAGTKFRGEFEERMKKLIDALKRNAYQYILFIDELHTVVGAGAAEGAVDAANLLKPELARGEMQVIGATTINEYRKYIEKDKALARRFQPVMVPEPSVEETIEILKGVRKEFEKHHGVTITDEALVAAAKLSARYITDRFLPDKAIDLIDEAAATKRLSGEKIVDENDIAKIVEQWTNIPVSKMLESEREKLMRLEELLHQRVVDQEDAVSTIARTIRKARAGLKDPRRPAGVFLFLGPTGVGKTELAKALAWVLFGTEDALIRIDMSEYTEKHSVSRLIGAPPGYVGYEEGGQLTEAVRRRPYSVILLDEIEKAHPEVFNVLLQVFDDGRLTDGKGNTVDFRNTIIIMTSNIASQQILDALEEGITDLTPLVEEEMRRYFKPEFINRIDAAIIFKPLTFEHMKKIVELQLKRLEERLKEQKRNVIFTEAAKEYLANRGYLPAMGARPLRRVIESEVETVLADKIISGEFKEGETITVDADEFGLIFKK; encoded by the coding sequence ATGATCGATTTCAAAGACTACACAGAGAGCGCACAGAGAGTGCTCGGAGCGGTCCAGGATATACTGAACCGCTACGGTCAGAACCAGATGTCCTCTGAACACATACTTCTGGCCATACTCGAGGACGGCGATAACGCCGCTGTCGATATCTTGAGAAAGATAGGTGTTAACATAGATGTTCTCAGGGATGAGACGTCTTCCTTCGTGAGTAAGTACGGCATGAGATCGTACAATCCTCACAGCCAAGTTGGGCAGATCTACCTTACACCCGATGCGAGGCATGTGCTCGAAGAGGCGAAACGCGAAGCCAGAAGGATGGGAGACGAGAAGGTCGGAACCGATCATTTGTTGCTCGGAATGATCCTTTCTCCCGGTTCGATGACTTACAGGTTGCTGACCCGCTACGGTGTCACTCCGGACAAGGTGTACGAAGCGATAAGGGATCTGAGAACGAGCGGTAAGACCGCAGAGGATGAAAATGTGGATATTCTCTTCAAGTTCACCGAAGATCTGACACGCATGGCAAAGGATGGGAAGCTTCTGCCGGTGATAGGCAGAGAGAAAGAAATACAGCGTGTCATTCAGATACTCGGCAGAAAGTTCAAGAACAATCCCGTCCTCATAGGCGATCCAGGCGTCGGTAAGACTGCCATAGTCGAGGGCCTGGCGCAGAAGATCGTGAAGGGTGAAGTGCCAGACTTTCTGAAAAACAAGAAAATCCTCAAGCTGGACATGGGAAGGATCATCGCGGGAACGAAGTTCCGCGGCGAGTTCGAAGAGAGGATGAAGAAACTGATAGACGCTCTCAAGAGAAACGCTTACCAGTACATCCTCTTCATCGACGAGCTTCACACCGTCGTTGGAGCTGGAGCGGCCGAGGGTGCGGTGGATGCCGCGAACCTGCTCAAACCTGAACTGGCACGCGGAGAGATGCAGGTCATCGGGGCAACCACGATCAACGAATACAGAAAGTACATCGAAAAAGACAAAGCCCTCGCGCGAAGGTTCCAACCCGTGATGGTGCCTGAACCCAGCGTTGAGGAGACCATAGAGATCCTCAAGGGAGTCAGAAAAGAGTTCGAGAAGCACCACGGGGTGACCATAACAGATGAGGCACTCGTGGCTGCGGCGAAGTTGAGCGCCCGGTACATCACCGACAGATTCCTGCCGGACAAAGCGATCGACCTCATAGACGAAGCCGCCGCCACGAAGAGGCTCTCAGGCGAGAAAATCGTCGATGAGAACGACATAGCGAAGATCGTTGAGCAGTGGACGAACATACCGGTTTCGAAGATGCTGGAATCCGAACGTGAGAAGCTCATGCGCCTCGAAGAACTGCTCCATCAAAGGGTGGTCGATCAGGAGGATGCGGTCTCGACGATCGCCAGGACGATAAGAAAGGCTCGCGCTGGTTTGAAGGATCCGAGAAGACCCGCCGGAGTGTTCCTGTTCTTGGGTCCGACGGGTGTTGGTAAGACCGAGCTCGCCAAAGCGCTCGCCTGGGTACTGTTCGGAACCGAAGACGCACTGATCAGGATAGACATGAGCGAGTACACGGAGAAACATTCGGTTAGCAGGTTGATCGGTGCGCCTCCAGGATACGTCGGTTACGAAGAAGGCGGTCAGCTGACTGAAGCGGTGCGCAGGAGGCCTTACAGCGTCATCCTGCTCGATGAGATAGAAAAGGCGCATCCAGAAGTTTTCAACGTGCTACTGCAGGTCTTCGACGACGGGAGGCTCACCGACGGTAAGGGTAACACCGTGGATTTCAGGAACACGATCATAATCATGACGAGCAACATCGCAAGCCAGCAGATACTCGATGCACTCGAAGAGGGCATAACCGACTTGACGCCGCTGGTGGAAGAAGAGATGAGGAGATACTTCAAACCGGAGTTCATAAACAGGATAGATGCGGCCATAATATTCAAACCGCTCACGTTCGAGCACATGAAGAAGATAGTCGAACTGCAGTTGAAGAGACTGGAAGAAAGACTCAAAGAACAGAAGAGAAATGTCATTTTCACCGAGGCAGCGAAGGAATACCTAGCGAACAGGGGTTATCTACCCGCCATGGGTGCGAGGCCGTTGAGGAGGGTCATAGAGAGCGAGGTGGAAACAGTCCTGGCAGACAAGATCATCTCGGGAGAGTTCAAAGAGGGAGAAACGATCACGGTCGATGCGGACGAGTTCGGCTTGATCTTCAAAAAGTGA
- a CDS encoding type I restriction endonuclease: protein MLRLVDDLKRNKQLHTFDEAVTKQAVVLRVLKVLGWDPFNVDEVHPEYSVGSKKVDFALKHNGKIKVFLEVKKIGEDLEKHQEQLLNYSFQEVVKLAVLTNGISWWFYLPLREGSWEQRKFYTIEISDQESKDIAEKFETFPSKDSVISGKAVEYAERIYKSKERQQLIERTLPRAWEKMITEPDELLVDLLADTVEKMCGYKPDIETTKQFLMQVYQKERAFSTVGASPQKQPPSKQISRASSETYTGKSIVAYTFGGRRYPVHSWKELLITIANLMLSAHREQ, encoded by the coding sequence TTGCTCAGGTTGGTGGATGACCTTAAGAGGAATAAGCAGCTTCACACTTTTGACGAAGCGGTCACCAAGCAAGCTGTGGTTCTCAGGGTTTTAAAAGTGCTGGGCTGGGATCCGTTCAACGTAGATGAGGTTCACCCAGAGTATTCCGTTGGAAGCAAGAAAGTAGATTTTGCCCTTAAGCACAACGGTAAAATCAAAGTGTTTCTCGAGGTGAAAAAGATCGGTGAGGATTTGGAGAAACATCAGGAACAACTCCTGAATTACTCGTTTCAAGAAGTCGTCAAATTGGCGGTCTTAACGAACGGTATCAGCTGGTGGTTCTATCTGCCTCTTCGTGAAGGAAGCTGGGAACAAAGGAAATTTTACACCATTGAGATATCCGATCAAGAGAGCAAGGACATCGCGGAGAAGTTCGAGACATTTCCATCAAAGGATAGTGTGATATCTGGTAAGGCGGTAGAATACGCCGAGAGAATATACAAGAGCAAAGAAAGGCAACAGCTGATTGAAAGGACACTACCCAGGGCGTGGGAAAAGATGATCACGGAACCAGATGAACTCTTGGTTGATCTACTGGCTGACACTGTGGAAAAGATGTGCGGTTACAAACCAGACATCGAAACGACAAAGCAATTTCTGATGCAGGTTTATCAGAAAGAGAGAGCATTTTCCACCGTTGGAGCATCACCGCAGAAGCAACCACCATCGAAACAAATTTCTCGCGCATCTTCAGAAACCTACACTGGCAAATCGATCGTTGCATACACCTTTGGCGGACGCAGATATCCAGTACATTCCTGGAAAGAGTTGTTGATAACGATAGCAAATCTCATGCTTTCCGCTCACAGAGAACAATAA
- a CDS encoding Hsp20/alpha crystallin family protein, producing the protein MLLERREDFFRPFRELQREIDRLFEDFFTPSIRRRSEAFSFTPDIDVYETDKELVIEAEVPGMDKKDITVKIEDNVLRISGEKKLEREHKDRNYRVYERSYGKFERCLALPDYVDTEKIKAKYENGVLTITIPKREEVKAKVVDVKIE; encoded by the coding sequence ATGTTGCTCGAAAGACGCGAAGACTTCTTCAGACCATTCAGAGAACTGCAGAGGGAGATCGACAGACTCTTCGAAGACTTCTTCACTCCGAGCATCAGAAGGAGGTCTGAAGCCTTCAGCTTCACACCGGACATCGACGTGTACGAGACCGACAAGGAACTAGTCATCGAGGCTGAAGTTCCAGGAATGGACAAGAAAGACATCACCGTGAAGATCGAGGACAACGTGCTCAGGATCTCCGGTGAGAAGAAGCTCGAGCGCGAGCACAAGGACAGGAACTACAGAGTCTACGAAAGGTCTTACGGCAAATTCGAAAGGTGCCTTGCCTTGCCCGACTACGTAGACACAGAAAAGATCAAAGCAAAATACGAAAACGGAGTTCTCACCATCACGATCCCGAAACGTGAGGAAGTGAAGGCGAAGGTTGTCGACGTGAAGATCGAGTGA
- a CDS encoding LacI family DNA-binding transcriptional regulator, giving the protein MKITLKDIARELGVNVSTVSRAINGKPGVSEELRKKILEFAKMKGYSPDLAAVGLRKGKTKIIGVLIPDISNPFFAQILHGMERIFYPLGYHVLLCSTDENVEKEEDNLRTLLSQRVAGILSAPTDSGGNRSTYKKILDMQIPLVFFDRIIPGLEASYVITDNEGGVAELVRYLYGKGHRSLGIITLRSRSYTGKMRLSGVLKTCDELGILVKEEWILDGRSTQEGAYQAAKKFFQLRDRPTALLVSNNLMMLGVMKAIKELNVKVPEDISIVSFDDSYWNEIFDPPITCVAQEPEQMGLIAATMMMDILQNGSKPSRTVLKAHFIERASVKQIG; this is encoded by the coding sequence TTGAAGATCACTCTGAAGGATATCGCGAGGGAACTTGGGGTCAACGTTTCCACGGTATCGAGAGCGATCAACGGAAAGCCTGGTGTCAGCGAGGAACTGCGCAAAAAAATTCTGGAGTTTGCGAAAATGAAAGGTTACTCACCGGACCTCGCCGCGGTGGGTCTCAGGAAGGGCAAGACCAAGATCATCGGTGTCCTGATACCAGACATTTCCAACCCATTCTTCGCGCAAATTCTGCACGGCATGGAGAGAATCTTCTATCCTCTTGGATACCACGTACTCCTGTGCTCAACGGATGAAAACGTAGAAAAAGAAGAGGACAATCTGAGAACACTCTTGAGCCAGAGAGTTGCCGGCATCCTTTCGGCACCCACCGACTCTGGAGGTAACAGATCAACTTACAAAAAGATTCTGGACATGCAGATTCCCTTAGTCTTTTTCGACAGGATCATTCCCGGCCTGGAGGCCAGCTACGTGATAACGGACAACGAGGGAGGAGTCGCAGAGCTTGTACGCTATCTGTACGGGAAAGGACACAGGAGCCTCGGGATCATCACCCTCAGATCGCGGTCTTACACGGGCAAAATGAGGCTTTCAGGTGTGCTCAAAACCTGCGACGAATTGGGGATTCTTGTGAAAGAAGAATGGATCCTGGACGGCCGTTCCACCCAGGAGGGTGCGTACCAGGCAGCCAAGAAGTTTTTCCAGCTCAGAGATCGCCCGACAGCCTTGCTCGTATCCAACAATCTCATGATGCTCGGTGTGATGAAGGCCATCAAAGAACTGAACGTGAAGGTGCCGGAAGACATTTCCATCGTCTCGTTCGACGATTCGTACTGGAACGAGATATTCGATCCTCCCATCACGTGCGTTGCGCAGGAACCAGAACAGATGGGTTTGATCGCGGCAACGATGATGATGGACATTCTCCAGAACGGTTCGAAACCCAGCAGGACGGTCCTGAAGGCTCACTTCATCGAGAGAGCTTCGGTGAAGCAGATAGGATAA